The genomic DNA CACCGTCAAGTAAGTCGCCGGCGTAAACCAACCACGTATCGAGGTCTTCGTTTAACAATGTCAATTCGAATTGGTTGTCGTTGATCCACGTTTCTTCCAACGTTTCCACGGTCTCGACCGTCTCAAGTGCTTTGATCGCATCTTGTAACAAGAGGATTAAAGCGGGCTCAGAGAATTCACGGATGTTGACGAAACCTTTCCGGTCCGTTTCATATCCTGGTAATCCTACAGCGTAGACAAAACCGTTGCCGTTCGGGTGAAGATGATAGACGACGATTTTTTTCTCGAACTGACTTTCCGGGAAATGAAAATTGACACGGTTAAGCGAGACTTCTTTCCGGACAAGTTGTGGGAAAGTCTCGATGATGTTTAATTTTTCTTCAAATGTTAGCATGGTTCCTCCTTGAAATACATTTCTACTCTCTTATATATGCGATGATTCGCAGTGAAATGTCAACGTCTGTTTCTGACAGTGAAACTTCAGCAAGTCTCTTCCCGTATGGAAAAAGGAAAGGCAGGGGATTGGATGCAATCAAATCAACCGACCGAGGACTGGCAACACTTGCCACGTGCCTCGATAACCGCCGAACGTCAATACGTCGGCATTAAGTATACCATTTATCTGTTGCTCATCGGAACGGCAACCGTGATTCAGATCAAGTGGCTGGATTTATCTCCCTGGTGGATGTGGATTCTGGCCGGTTTGTGGACAGGATTCTTTTTGCTTCAGTTCGTGTACGTCCCGAAGATTAGACAACGGTATTTTAAATACCGGGTCGATGATGAATTTTTAGTCGTCGAATTCGGAATCTTTATCTTACGACATGTTGTGACACCACTGGTCAAAGTACAGATCATCGATACGTCGTCCGGTCCGTTGCTCCGCCGCTTGAACTTGATGAACATGAACGTCCATACAGCATCCGGTCAAATTGAATTGCCCGGACTGGAGGTCACACAAGCAGGAATCTTAAGACAACGGATTGAACGATTCGCGAAACTTGAGGAACAGGAGGAGGAGTCGTTATGACACGACGGGTTCATCCTTTGTTCATCTTAATGACGACGCTGACACAGCTTCGGTCACTCGTCATCCCGATTGCCGTCATTTTGTTTAATGATTTGAAAAATGACGGATTTGGAATGTATACGATGATTGGTGTCGTGGTCATCAGTTTCCTCTTACTCGTGTTCGGCATCATTTCTTGGTACTTTTATACGTTTACGATTGATGAACAGTCGATTCGGGTCAACAAAGGAATCTTTCGAAAAAGTGAACGGACGACGCAACGCCAACGAATTGAGTCGATCGGTATCAATCAAAACCTGCTGGAACGGATTCTTGGTTTAGCGACACTGACCGTTGAGACTTCATCAGACAGTGGCAAACCGGAAGTCGAATTAAAAGGGGTCCGGCTCGAGTTTGCCAAGCAATTGAAGTCGACGATTGCAACAGAGATGCCAAAACCAGTCGAAAACGCGGAGTCGGCTGCCACCTATACCGTCGGCTTGATGGATTTAGTCAAGGCAGGCGCGTTATCAGGCAGACTGGGTCTTGCGCTTGTTGGGTTTGGAGCCGTCTATCAGTTTGCCAACCGGTTCATTGAAAAATACATCAGCCGGGCGTTTGATGAGCTGTTGCATTTATCGCTCATATTGTTACTGATCCTCGGCGGGATTCTATTGCTTTTGATTTATCTTGGATCAATTTTAGTATTCGTCCTTCGCTACGGTTCTTTTCGGGCAACGCTTGAAAAACAGCGGATGACCATCGGGTACGGTCTCCTGAACCGGACAGAAATTGTGTTTCACCAAGACAAGGTACAAGCACTCGTCATCGAAGAAAGCTGGATCAAACGGCGTTTGAAACGGGCCCATCTCTCCTTACACATCATCTCGGCAAGTGGCGAAGAAGAGAAGCTGTTGTTACACCCCTTCATCCGCACCAGTGAGATTGATGCTTTTTTAGTGGAGTTTTTACCGCGTTTTCAATTACAACATCCAACCAATCGGGCCGTTGATCGGGGATTTTTTTACGTCGTCCGTTGGCCGCTGCTCGGTTACAGCCTGGGATTAGTCCTGCTGAACGGAGCGATGCTGTATGGATTACCGGAACCTTTCCGTTACTTCGGTTTACCGTTCATCCTGCTGTTACCGGTCTACTACGCCATCGCCCGGTCCGGCTATCAAAATACCCGCTATGGACATCACGACGATTTGTTTGTCTTACGAAAAGAGCTCGTCAACCGGGAAACGATTTATGCACCCCGTCTGAAGATTGAAGCCTTTTCCAGCCAAGTGTCCCGTTTTCTCGAGCACAAGGATATTTTGAAGTTTCAGCTCACATTACGCGGTTCCAGCGTGTTTCATGCCGGTTACTTTACACAGGCGGA from Exiguobacterium sibiricum 7-3 includes the following:
- a CDS encoding PH domain-containing protein; this translates as MQSNQPTEDWQHLPRASITAERQYVGIKYTIYLLLIGTATVIQIKWLDLSPWWMWILAGLWTGFFLLQFVYVPKIRQRYFKYRVDDEFLVVEFGIFILRHVVTPLVKVQIIDTSSGPLLRRLNLMNMNVHTASGQIELPGLEVTQAGILRQRIERFAKLEEQEEESL
- a CDS encoding PH domain-containing protein yields the protein MTRRVHPLFILMTTLTQLRSLVIPIAVILFNDLKNDGFGMYTMIGVVVISFLLLVFGIISWYFYTFTIDEQSIRVNKGIFRKSERTTQRQRIESIGINQNLLERILGLATLTVETSSDSGKPEVELKGVRLEFAKQLKSTIATEMPKPVENAESAATYTVGLMDLVKAGALSGRLGLALVGFGAVYQFANRFIEKYISRAFDELLHLSLILLLILGGILLLLIYLGSILVFVLRYGSFRATLEKQRMTIGYGLLNRTEIVFHQDKVQALVIEESWIKRRLKRAHLSLHIISASGEEEKLLLHPFIRTSEIDAFLVEFLPRFQLQHPTNRAVDRGFFYVVRWPLLGYSLGLVLLNGAMLYGLPEPFRYFGLPFILLLPVYYAIARSGYQNTRYGHHDDLFVLRKELVNRETIYAPRLKIEAFSSQVSRFLEHKDILKFQLTLRGSSVFHAGYFTQAEFEDVLEWYQQTFLKAQTPPAGTPLSGDE